The following are encoded together in the Triticum dicoccoides isolate Atlit2015 ecotype Zavitan chromosome 6B, WEW_v2.0, whole genome shotgun sequence genome:
- the LOC119323242 gene encoding transcription factor E2FA-like isoform X2 encodes MSGGGRPPAAQKILQSLRPPPVFSTPSRPPFASPDDYHRFHAPTTPSATGSGGIGAGGVGGDIDEGIVIRTQLKRKATREENNAAESSDCMIVTTGVTGNPLLTPVSGKAVKNSKSKTKNNKAGPQTPTPNVGSPLNPSTPAGTCRYDSSLGLLTKKFINLLKQAEDGILDLNNAAETLEVQKRRIYDITNVLEGIGLIEKTLKNRIRWKGLDDSGVELDNGLSGLQTEVENLNLQEQALDERISDMREKLRGLTEDENSQRWLYVTEDDIKGLPCFQNETLIAIKAPHGTTLEVPDPDEAGDYLQRRYRIVLRSTLGPIDVYLVSQFDDGFENLGGAATPPRHTNVPKSGPCEDLHATNATQSSKSINVEYNIQHRQNTPQDPSSSNDYGGMTRIIPSDVNTDADYWLLTEGDVSITDMWETAQVQWDTAVFLPEDVSTPHAHHRPRMQVPSMDQP; translated from the exons ATGTCGGGGGGCGGCAGGCCGCCGGCTGCGCAGAAAATCCTGCAGTCGCTGCGCCCGCCCCCGGTGTTCTCCACGCCGTCGCGGCCTCCCTTCGCCTCACCCGATGACTACCACCGCTTTCATGCGCCGACTACCCCTTCTGCCACCGGCTCCGGCGGCATCGGCGCCGGTGGTGTTGGCGGCGATATTGATGAGGGGATTGTTATCCGGACGCAG CTAAAAAGAAAAGCCACACGTGAAGAAAATAATGCGGCTGAGTCGAGTGACTGTATGATTGTCACCACTGGAGTTACTGGCAATCCGCTACTCACCCCAGTGTCCGGAAAAGCTGTTAAGAATTCTAAATCAAAGACTAAGAACAATAAAGCTGGGCCTCAGACACCTACGCCAAATGTTG GCTCACCACTCAATCCATCAACTCCTGCTGGTACTTGCCGCTATGACAGTTCGTTAG GACTTCTGACAAAGAAGTTCATCAATTTGCTGAAGCAAGCTGAGGATGGCATTCTAGATTTGAATAATGCTGCAGAAACACTAGAG GTTCAAAAGCGACGCATATATGACATCACAAATGTCCTCGAAGGAATTGGTCTTATAGAAAAGACACTTAAAAACAGAATTCGTTGGAA GGGCTTGGATGATTCAGGAGTGGAATTAGATAATGGCCTTTCAGGTTTGCAG ACAGAAGTTGAAAATCTTAATTTGCAGGAGCAAGCCTTAGATGAGCGTATAAG TGATATGCGCGAAAAGCTAAGGGGGTTAACGGAAGATGAGAACAGTCAAAG ATGGCTCTATGTGACGGAAGATGATATCAAGGGATTACCCTGCTTTCAG AATGAAACTCTAATTGCAATAAAAGCTCCTCATGGTACTACACTTGAAGTACCAGATCCTGACGAG GCTGGTGATTATCTCCAGAGGAGATACAGAATCGTATTAAGAAGTACCCTGGGTCCAATAGATGTTTACTTAGTTAG TCAATTTGACGATGGATTTGAGAATTTGGGTGGTGCTGCAACACCTCCAAGGCATACAAATGTCCCAAAATCTGGACCTTGTGAAGACTTACATGCAACAAACGCTACACAAAGCAGCAAATCAATCAATGTGGAATATAATATTCAGCACAGGCAGAATACTCCACAAGATCCTAGTTCTTCAAATGATTATGGAGGGATGACAAGGATAATCCCGTCAGATGTTAAT ACTGATGCTGATTACTGGCTCCTAACAGAGGGTGACGTTAGTATTACTGACATGTGGGAAACAGCAC AAGTGCAGTGGGACACCGCTGTGTTTTTACCCGAAGATGTTAGCACCCCACATGCACATCATAGACCGCGGATGCAGGTTCCAAGCATGGATCAACCATAA
- the LOC119323242 gene encoding transcription factor E2FA-like isoform X1 produces MSGGGRPPAAQKILQSLRPPPVFSTPSRPPFASPDDYHRFHAPTTPSATGSGGIGAGGVGGDIDEGIVIRTQLKRKATREENNAAESSDCMIVTTGVTGNPLLTPVSGKAVKNSKSKTKNNKAGPQTPTPNVGSPLNPSTPAGTCRYDSSLGLLTKKFINLLKQAEDGILDLNNAAETLEVQKRRIYDITNVLEGIGLIEKTLKNRIRWKGLDDSGVELDNGLSGLQTEVENLNLQEQALDERISDMREKLRGLTEDENSQRWLYVTEDDIKGLPCFQNETLIAIKAPHGTTLEVPDPDEAGDYLQRRYRIVLRSTLGPIDVYLVSQFDDGFENLGGAATPPRHTNVPKSGPCEDLHATNATQSSKSINVEYNIQHRQNTPQDPSSSNDYGGMTRIIPSDVNTDADYWLLTEGDVSITDMWETAPEVQWDTAVFLPEDVSTPHAHHRPRMQVPSMDQP; encoded by the exons ATGTCGGGGGGCGGCAGGCCGCCGGCTGCGCAGAAAATCCTGCAGTCGCTGCGCCCGCCCCCGGTGTTCTCCACGCCGTCGCGGCCTCCCTTCGCCTCACCCGATGACTACCACCGCTTTCATGCGCCGACTACCCCTTCTGCCACCGGCTCCGGCGGCATCGGCGCCGGTGGTGTTGGCGGCGATATTGATGAGGGGATTGTTATCCGGACGCAG CTAAAAAGAAAAGCCACACGTGAAGAAAATAATGCGGCTGAGTCGAGTGACTGTATGATTGTCACCACTGGAGTTACTGGCAATCCGCTACTCACCCCAGTGTCCGGAAAAGCTGTTAAGAATTCTAAATCAAAGACTAAGAACAATAAAGCTGGGCCTCAGACACCTACGCCAAATGTTG GCTCACCACTCAATCCATCAACTCCTGCTGGTACTTGCCGCTATGACAGTTCGTTAG GACTTCTGACAAAGAAGTTCATCAATTTGCTGAAGCAAGCTGAGGATGGCATTCTAGATTTGAATAATGCTGCAGAAACACTAGAG GTTCAAAAGCGACGCATATATGACATCACAAATGTCCTCGAAGGAATTGGTCTTATAGAAAAGACACTTAAAAACAGAATTCGTTGGAA GGGCTTGGATGATTCAGGAGTGGAATTAGATAATGGCCTTTCAGGTTTGCAG ACAGAAGTTGAAAATCTTAATTTGCAGGAGCAAGCCTTAGATGAGCGTATAAG TGATATGCGCGAAAAGCTAAGGGGGTTAACGGAAGATGAGAACAGTCAAAG ATGGCTCTATGTGACGGAAGATGATATCAAGGGATTACCCTGCTTTCAG AATGAAACTCTAATTGCAATAAAAGCTCCTCATGGTACTACACTTGAAGTACCAGATCCTGACGAG GCTGGTGATTATCTCCAGAGGAGATACAGAATCGTATTAAGAAGTACCCTGGGTCCAATAGATGTTTACTTAGTTAG TCAATTTGACGATGGATTTGAGAATTTGGGTGGTGCTGCAACACCTCCAAGGCATACAAATGTCCCAAAATCTGGACCTTGTGAAGACTTACATGCAACAAACGCTACACAAAGCAGCAAATCAATCAATGTGGAATATAATATTCAGCACAGGCAGAATACTCCACAAGATCCTAGTTCTTCAAATGATTATGGAGGGATGACAAGGATAATCCCGTCAGATGTTAAT ACTGATGCTGATTACTGGCTCCTAACAGAGGGTGACGTTAGTATTACTGACATGTGGGAAACAGCAC CAGAAGTGCAGTGGGACACCGCTGTGTTTTTACCCGAAGATGTTAGCACCCCACATGCACATCATAGACCGCGGATGCAGGTTCCAAGCATGGATCAACCATAA
- the LOC119323242 gene encoding transcription factor E2FA-like isoform X3: MSGGGRPPAAQKILQSLRPPPVFSTPSRPPFASPDDYHRFHAPTTPSATGSGGIGAGGVGGDIDEGIVIRTQLKRKATREENNAAESSDCMIVTTGVTGNPLLTPVSGKAVKNSKSKTKNNKAGPQTPTPNVGSPLNPSTPAGTCRYDSSLGLLTKKFINLLKQAEDGILDLNNAAETLEVQKRRIYDITNVLEGIGLIEKTLKNRIRWKGLDDSGVELDNGLSGLQEQALDERISDMREKLRGLTEDENSQRWLYVTEDDIKGLPCFQNETLIAIKAPHGTTLEVPDPDEAGDYLQRRYRIVLRSTLGPIDVYLVSQFDDGFENLGGAATPPRHTNVPKSGPCEDLHATNATQSSKSINVEYNIQHRQNTPQDPSSSNDYGGMTRIIPSDVNTDADYWLLTEGDVSITDMWETAPEVQWDTAVFLPEDVSTPHAHHRPRMQVPSMDQP, from the exons ATGTCGGGGGGCGGCAGGCCGCCGGCTGCGCAGAAAATCCTGCAGTCGCTGCGCCCGCCCCCGGTGTTCTCCACGCCGTCGCGGCCTCCCTTCGCCTCACCCGATGACTACCACCGCTTTCATGCGCCGACTACCCCTTCTGCCACCGGCTCCGGCGGCATCGGCGCCGGTGGTGTTGGCGGCGATATTGATGAGGGGATTGTTATCCGGACGCAG CTAAAAAGAAAAGCCACACGTGAAGAAAATAATGCGGCTGAGTCGAGTGACTGTATGATTGTCACCACTGGAGTTACTGGCAATCCGCTACTCACCCCAGTGTCCGGAAAAGCTGTTAAGAATTCTAAATCAAAGACTAAGAACAATAAAGCTGGGCCTCAGACACCTACGCCAAATGTTG GCTCACCACTCAATCCATCAACTCCTGCTGGTACTTGCCGCTATGACAGTTCGTTAG GACTTCTGACAAAGAAGTTCATCAATTTGCTGAAGCAAGCTGAGGATGGCATTCTAGATTTGAATAATGCTGCAGAAACACTAGAG GTTCAAAAGCGACGCATATATGACATCACAAATGTCCTCGAAGGAATTGGTCTTATAGAAAAGACACTTAAAAACAGAATTCGTTGGAA GGGCTTGGATGATTCAGGAGTGGAATTAGATAATGGCCTTTCAGGTTTGCAG GAGCAAGCCTTAGATGAGCGTATAAG TGATATGCGCGAAAAGCTAAGGGGGTTAACGGAAGATGAGAACAGTCAAAG ATGGCTCTATGTGACGGAAGATGATATCAAGGGATTACCCTGCTTTCAG AATGAAACTCTAATTGCAATAAAAGCTCCTCATGGTACTACACTTGAAGTACCAGATCCTGACGAG GCTGGTGATTATCTCCAGAGGAGATACAGAATCGTATTAAGAAGTACCCTGGGTCCAATAGATGTTTACTTAGTTAG TCAATTTGACGATGGATTTGAGAATTTGGGTGGTGCTGCAACACCTCCAAGGCATACAAATGTCCCAAAATCTGGACCTTGTGAAGACTTACATGCAACAAACGCTACACAAAGCAGCAAATCAATCAATGTGGAATATAATATTCAGCACAGGCAGAATACTCCACAAGATCCTAGTTCTTCAAATGATTATGGAGGGATGACAAGGATAATCCCGTCAGATGTTAAT ACTGATGCTGATTACTGGCTCCTAACAGAGGGTGACGTTAGTATTACTGACATGTGGGAAACAGCAC CAGAAGTGCAGTGGGACACCGCTGTGTTTTTACCCGAAGATGTTAGCACCCCACATGCACATCATAGACCGCGGATGCAGGTTCCAAGCATGGATCAACCATAA